The Pseudoxanthomonas sp. CF385 region GTCGTGACGAACGTGCGGGACCCGGCCATCGTCGTTCCGGGCGCACCGTCGCGCGGCCAGCTCGCCACGGGATTCCTGGCCTCGCCGGATGGCGCGGACCATCGCACCGCCGGTCTGCTGGTGGCGGCGGAGTCCTTCGCACCGTTCAACCTGGTGCTGGCCGATGCGACGACCTGCGAGTACCTCAGCAACTACCCCACACCCCGCCGCATTCCGTTGGCACCGGGCGTGCACGGGCTGTCCAATGGAGACCTAGACGAACCTTGGCCGAAGACGGTTGCACTGAAGGCGCGGCTGGCGACCTGGATCGCCGCCGGCGACGAGGATGTGGCGCCACTGTGGGCGGCGTTGGCCGACGAAACGCCCGCACCGGACGAGCGCCTTCCGGATACCGGCGTAGGCCTCGACCTCGAACGCCGGCTCTCTCCCGCCTTCATCCGCGACACCCGCTATGGCACCCGCGCCAGCACGCTGATCGCCATCGACCACCATGGCCACGGTTGGATCAGCGAGCGCCGCTTCGGACCGGAAGGCGTATTCGAAGGCGAGACGACGTTGCGGATTGGCATCGAGGCGTAGCGCATTCGCGACTCACGTCGCTCCCACATGAGAAACAGAACAGCCGCTCCTAATAGCCCCCTGAGTCAGGGGGCGGCGAGCGCACCGCGCGAGCGGGGGTGTGGCAGCGAAGGCCTGGGGCCCAAAGTTCGCACTGCGAACTTTGGGAGCTTCAACGCGCTTCGCGTTGAAGCTGGCGGCGGAGCCGGCCACTTAACTGATCCGGAAAATCCCTTGTTCTAGGGGCTTTGAGCTGGTCCATCGTGTCGGCGTACCCGAAAACGTACCCAATACTAAGGAAAGCCCCATGCTCACCCTGTCTACGATCAAGGCCGCCAAAGCCCAGCCCAAGCCATACCGCCTGCCTGACTTCGGCGGTCTGTTTCTGCAAGTACAGCCGTCCGGCGGAAAGGTCTGGCGCTTGCGCTATCTCCGTCCCGGCACGCGGAAAGAGAACATGCTGAGCTTCGGCTCGTTCCCGACCGTCTCGCTGCAGGACGCCCGTGAGGCCCGCGAGGATGCCCGGCGGCTGCTGAGCCGCGGAATCGACCCCGGCATGCGAAAGAAGACCGAGAAGCTGGTGACGGCCCAGAAGGCGGCTAGCACTTTCGGCGCCATTGCCGACGAGTACTTTGACAAGCGGGCACGGGAGACGGACGAAGACCCGTCCAAGCGAGAACGCAGCCGCTACGACAACCACCTGAAACCCATCATCGGCAACGTGCCGATTGCCGACGTGACGGCACCCATGCTGCTGTCCGCTTTGCGCAAGCCCGAGGCCGCCGGCAAACTGGAAACCGCTCGTCGGCTGCGGGCCATGTCTGGGCGCATCTTCCGCTACGCCATCGCCACCGGGCGTGCCACCCGCGACCCGTCCGCCGACCTCGTGGGTGCATTGACGATGCCGACGCCGACCAACTTCGCCGCGGCCACCGACCCGAAAGACCTGCCCGACCTGCTGCGCGCACTGTGGAGCTATGCGGGTGGGCCGATTGTCTCGGCCGCCCTGCAACTGACTCCCCTGCTGTTTGTTCGCCATGGTGAACTGCGCTCGGCTCGCTGGGCCGACATTGACCTCGATGCGGCCGAGTGGCGCTTCTCTGCGAGCAAGACCAAAACGCCGCACATCGTTCCGCTGGCAACGCAGGCCATTGAGATTCTCACCGAGCTGCACAAACTCACGGGACGTGGTGCATACGTGTTCCCCAGCGCCCGTGGGGGTGACCGCCACATGTCTCAGGTCGCCACTCTCTCCGCTATGCGTCGCATGGAACTGCCCGCCGACCTCGTGACCAATCACGGCTGGCGTGCCACAGCCCGCACGTTGCTGGACGAAGTGCTGGGCTTCCGTCCCGACGTCGTCGAGCACCAGCTCGCGCATGCAGTGAAAGACCCGTTGGGTCGTGCGTACAATCGCACCTCCCACCTGCCGGAGCGCAAGGTGATGATGCAGGCGTGGGCGGACTATCTGGACAGCCTGCGTACCGGCTCGAATGTTGTGGCGATTGAATCGCGCCGGAGCGCGTAAGGAAAGCAATGGGGAGGACGACTGACCGCCTGCGAAAGCACCACCCGTCACGCGGCCATGAAACGGTGTTCGACCGGTCAGATTTCACTCGATTGCTGGAAACTCATCTTGGTAGCACCCTCACCTCCGTGCGGCCGGAGGACATTACGCGCCTGATGTTCGCCATCGGTATCGCAGCGTCAGAGGAGTCGAGGATCACGGCCGGGCATGAGTCGAGGAAGGACAGCCTCGCGGCGCTCAGAGCGATGTTCCGCCTGCCTGATGACGATCTGATCGCCGTGTTACCGACTTGCGATATGGCGACGTTCGGCCGAATCCAAACAGCACAGACCGAGCTGGACTACCGCCGTAACGGGATTCCCATCGTCGAAGTGCCGAGCTCGACGCTCACTGATGCCGACGAGGTGGACGCTAGGCTGATCC contains the following coding sequences:
- a CDS encoding NRDE family protein — translated: MCLVALAWNVHPRWRLVLAGNRDEFHARPTAALAAWEAPAGILAGRDLQSGGTWAGTDRQGRVAVVTNVRDPAIVVPGAPSRGQLATGFLASPDGADHRTAGLLVAAESFAPFNLVLADATTCEYLSNYPTPRRIPLAPGVHGLSNGDLDEPWPKTVALKARLATWIAAGDEDVAPLWAALADETPAPDERLPDTGVGLDLERRLSPAFIRDTRYGTRASTLIAIDHHGHGWISERRFGPEGVFEGETTLRIGIEA
- a CDS encoding integrase arm-type DNA-binding domain-containing protein, giving the protein MLTLSTIKAAKAQPKPYRLPDFGGLFLQVQPSGGKVWRLRYLRPGTRKENMLSFGSFPTVSLQDAREAREDARRLLSRGIDPGMRKKTEKLVTAQKAASTFGAIADEYFDKRARETDEDPSKRERSRYDNHLKPIIGNVPIADVTAPMLLSALRKPEAAGKLETARRLRAMSGRIFRYAIATGRATRDPSADLVGALTMPTPTNFAAATDPKDLPDLLRALWSYAGGPIVSAALQLTPLLFVRHGELRSARWADIDLDAAEWRFSASKTKTPHIVPLATQAIEILTELHKLTGRGAYVFPSARGGDRHMSQVATLSAMRRMELPADLVTNHGWRATARTLLDEVLGFRPDVVEHQLAHAVKDPLGRAYNRTSHLPERKVMMQAWADYLDSLRTGSNVVAIESRRSA